A stretch of Henckelia pumila isolate YLH828 chromosome 4, ASM3356847v2, whole genome shotgun sequence DNA encodes these proteins:
- the LOC140867164 gene encoding U11/U12 small nuclear ribonucleoprotein 65 kDa protein-like isoform X1 yields MIQGDSDQQHYATLEELNSGKLPPEEILSLPRFKNYTTGDPTPVLYVKNLAKDVVVDDFYFIFGSFFGSIDKAKSNLLIKLMQEGRMRGQAFVRFPTVELAHNALNAANGYLLKGKPIVLQFGRNPASAKPTKESND; encoded by the exons ATGATCCAAGGGGATTCTGATCAGCAACATTATGCTACACTAGAGGAACTAAATAGTGGAAAATTGCCTCCGGAGGAAATTTTATCACTTCCTAGGTTTAAG AATTATACTACTGGGGATCCTACTCCTGTTTTATATGTGAAGAACTTGGCTAAAGATGTAGTTGTTGACGACTTCTACTTTATATTTG GATCGTTTTTTGGAAGCATTGACAAAGCCAAGTCTAATCTACTTATAAAATTGATGCAG GAAGGCAGAATGAGGGGCCAAGCGTTTGTTAGATTCCCGACGGTTGAACTTGCTCACAATGCGCTG AATGCAGCAAATGGATATCTACTAAAAGGCAAACCTATTGTTCTCCAATTTGGGAGGAATCCTGCTTCTGCCAAGCCAACTAAAGAGAGCAACGATTAA
- the LOC140867164 gene encoding U11/U12 small nuclear ribonucleoprotein 65 kDa protein-like isoform X2, with the protein MIQGDSDQQHYATLEELNSGKLPPEEILSLPRFKNYTTGDPTPVLYVKNLAKDVVVDDFYFIFGRMRGQAFVRFPTVELAHNALNAANGYLLKGKPIVLQFGRNPASAKPTKESND; encoded by the exons ATGATCCAAGGGGATTCTGATCAGCAACATTATGCTACACTAGAGGAACTAAATAGTGGAAAATTGCCTCCGGAGGAAATTTTATCACTTCCTAGGTTTAAG AATTATACTACTGGGGATCCTACTCCTGTTTTATATGTGAAGAACTTGGCTAAAGATGTAGTTGTTGACGACTTCTACTTTATATTTG GCAGAATGAGGGGCCAAGCGTTTGTTAGATTCCCGACGGTTGAACTTGCTCACAATGCGCTG AATGCAGCAAATGGATATCTACTAAAAGGCAAACCTATTGTTCTCCAATTTGGGAGGAATCCTGCTTCTGCCAAGCCAACTAAAGAGAGCAACGATTAA